GAACAGGGCTTGCGTCCGAAGCGGAGGCGACATCGGCGGCCCGCACCGCATAACCATCCATCGCTGAATTGTCGAATCCAGGCAGGTCGATACCCGCCGACAGTGGCTCCGCAGCAAACCGCCCGTCGGCCTTCAGGAGGGGACAGGACACAACCTCAGTACTCGTCACCGAGCTGAGGAGTTGGGACAGGGCTTCTTCCAACGAAAGCATGTCGAGAGTCATCACGAGCCACTGGAAATTGTCCAGCATGGATGACAGGACAATTGTAGCGTGGGCTGTGTCGGCCCATCGGTGTGATTGGAAGTGAGCCAGGCTTGAAAGGAAATCGTCACCAAGGTAGGGAGAGACTCTGTCGAGCCCATAACGGCCCCAGGCTCCGTTACCTGCGGAAGTTTACTCCCGATGAGGGCCTCTCAACCTAGTTTATCCCCCAGCGCTTTTCCCCTCCGCTTCTTAAGCGCTTTCAAACCTTGGGCATTCATGGGCTCGACGGAGTTTCTCCCTACCTCGTCACCCCGATCTCAGCCAGGATTTCATGCACTTTAAATCACCCCCGCAGGCCCCCACCTCACTTTCCGTTTGACCCTTCCCGGCCCAGGGGCATAGTTCGATGTCATGCACCCAGCTTCTGCGCCGAGACTGTCCTCCGTGGACTCGCCAACCCGCATGGCTGTGCGCGTCCTCCCCTTCCCGGTGCGACGCTTTTTAGCAGTCGCCCCGCTTCTCTGCCTGCTCCCCGCCTCGCTGCTAAAGGCTGCCAATGTCCCCGACTTTAACAGGGACATTGCACCCATCTTGTCGAAGCATTGCTTGGAATGTCATAGCGGCGCCGAACCTTCGGGCAAACTCAGCCTCATCACCCACGAAGGTTTTCTCAAAGGGGGTGAATCAGGCCCGGTGACGAATTCCTCTCATCCCGAAAAGGGAGAACTCTTCAGCCGCGTCAGCGAGGGCATCATGCCTCCTCAGAAACAGGGCAAGTCCAGGAAGCTGCCCGCCGCCGAGATTGTCCTCTTGCAATCGTGGATTACCTCTGGCGCTCCGTGGCCTTCAGGACGCGTGCTGGATCCGTTCGAGGTTTCTACCGATCTCCGTGGCGGACGCGATCTGTGGTCGCTTCAGCCCGTTCGACGGCCGGCGCTGCCTCTCAGCGCCAAGACCGATAACCCCATCGATGCCTTCGTCCGTCAGAAACTCAGCGCCAAAGGGTGGAGCCCGGCACCTCCGGCCGACCCGCGCACTTTGGTGCGACGCCTCTATATCGACCTAACGGGTCTCCCCCCCACCTCCGAACAAATCACCGCCTTCGTTGCCGACCCATCCCCAGCGGCCTACGAGGCCATGGTCGATCGCCTGCTGGCCTCACCGAGATTTGGTGAACGATGGGGTCGTTACTGGTTGGATATCGCCCGCTACGCCGAAACCTGTGGCTACGAGCGTGATCAAGTGAAACCCAATGTCTGGCGTTATCGCGACTGGGTGATCCGCGCCTTCAACGAAGATCTGCCCTACAACCAGTTCATCATGGCTCAGTTGGCGGGCGACGAGATGCCGGGTCACAACGAAGAATCACTCGTGGCAACCGGGTTTCTGCGCCTCGGCACTTGGAACGATGAACCCAACGATGCGGAGGAGTATAAGTACGAGCGACTGGAAGACATGGTTCACGTGACCAGCACCGCGTTCCTGGGGCTGACCGTGAAGTGTGCCCGCTGCCATGATCATAAGTTCGATCCTATTTCCCAGTTGGATTACTACCGCATGGCAGGCGCTTTCTGGGCGGGTTATATCCAGCCTGGCCAAGGCTCCTTGGGTGGACCGGATGCCAAGGCGCTCGGCTCCGAGGTGTTTGGTTGGACCGATGCGTCCCCGACACCCCCGCCGTTGCCGCTCCTAGTGAAGGGTGATCCCAAACGACCCAGCAAACCGGTCGCCCCCGCCACGCTGTCCTTTTTGCCTCAGCTGAGTCGCGAGATCACCCCCGCACCCGCGGGCAGCAAAACGAGTCAACGCCGACGCCAGCTCGCCGAGTGGATCGCCGATCCTAAGAATCCTCTCACCGCCCGAGTGTGGGTGAACCGTCTCTGGCAATTCCACTTCGGCCAAGCACTCGTCCGCTCTCCCGACAATTTTGGCTTCACCGGTGAGAAGCCGACGCACGCGGAACTCTTGGATTGGCTGGCTGATGAGCTGGTGGCCGGAGGATGGCGTGCCAAGCGACTTCATAAGCTCCTCGTGCTTTCCGAGACGTACCGACAAAGCTCCATCCATCCGGCGCAGGAACGCTATGCTCAGGAAGACTTCGCCAATCATCTCTGGTGGCGCGCCGAGCGACGTCGATTGGATGCCGATGCCCTCCGTGATGGTTTGCTTTCGGTCAGCGGAACGCTGGATCTGCGCAAGATGGGTGGGCCGAGTTTTGCTCCCGTCATCAGCCCTGACGCCCTCGAAGGCCTGTCCATGAAAGGTCAGGCCTGGAAAGCTTCACCCGCCGAGGAGCAAGGACGGCGCAGCATCTACATGTTCAGCAAGCGCAGTTTGCTTTCGCCCATGGCCACCGTGTTCGACTTTCCCGACACCACGCTCCCCTGCGGACAGCGCGATGTCACCGTGGTTGCGCCGCAGGCGTTGGCCTTGCTCAACAACGCCACGGTTCACGAGCAGAGCCGGGCTTTGGCGCGGCGGGTGATGTCGGCATCGGCGAGCCAGGATGCTCGATCCCGCATCACGAAGGCCTGGCAGCTCGCCTTGGGTCGTGTCCCCGCTGCCGCGGAAACTGCGGCGGCCATCGCCCATCTCCAGCGTCAACGCGATCACTTTTTGTCGCAGACTCCGGCCCCCAAGCAAGCGCCTGCGGCCGATCCCGACCTCCTCGCTTTAAGCTCGCTGTGCCACGTGCTGCTCAACTCCAATGAATTCATCTACGTGGATTAACCCCGCCTCGCTATGACCGCACCACGCAAACCCGGTTCTTTCTTCCCTTGCGGCACGAGCCGACGCGAATTTGTTTGGGACATGGGACTCGGCTGCGCCGGGCTGGCGCTATCGACGCTGCTCGGTGGCGATGGCTTCTTCACCCGCCGTCTGGGAGCGGCGACGCTCGATGCTGCCGCCGCGACTCCTTTAGCCCAAAAAAAGCCCCATTTCCACGCCAAGGCGAAGAGCGTTATTTTTCTGACCATGAACGGAGGGCCCTCCCAAGTGGATACCTTCGACTACAAGCCGGTTCTGGAAAAGTTCGCGGGTAAACCGCTTCCCGACGGCAAGAAGTTCATCAACTCCGGAGGACGCAAGATCGGGTTTCTGACTCCCTCCTTCCGTCCGTTTCGTCCGGGAGGTCAGAGCGGGCTGTTGATCTCCGACTTCTTTCCCAGCATCCGCAAGCACGCCGACAAGCTGGCGGTGATTCGCTCCTGCCACACGGACAGTCATGCCCATGGATCCGCACTGGTGGCGATGAACACCGGCAAGACGTTCATCGGCCGTCCGTCCTTGGGCAGCTGGGCCGTGTATGGGTTGGGTAGCGAAAACCAGAATCTGCCCGGCTACGTCGTGATCCTCGACAATCGAGGGGGGCCGATCAGCGGGCAGCCGAACTGGGCCAGCGGGTTCATGTCGGGGGCCTACCAAGGCACGCTCTTCCGTCCGGTGGGCGATCCCATTCTCGATCTCCGTGGTCCTGCCGAAATCGATCGCCGAGCTCAACGCGAGCAGTTGGATTTGCTGCAGCAGTTGAACCAGCAGCATCTCGAAACCAGGCCGGGCGGCTCCGAATTGGCGGCGCGCATCACCAGCTACGAGTTGGCCTACCGGATGCAATCCGCCACCCCCGAGGCGGTGGATCTGACGCAGGAAAGCGCCGCGACGCTGAACGCCTACGGGGTCGGCCAGAATCCGACCGACGAGTTCGGTCGCAATTGCCTGGTGGCACGGCGTCTCGTGGAGCGTGGGGTTCGGTTTGTCCAGTTGTACTCCGGCGGTGGCCACTTGGAGGAGACCTGGGACGCGCACAAAAGCATCGAGACCAATCATGGGCAGCATGCTGCCGAGATCGATCGTCCGATTGGGGCCTTGTTGAGCGATTTGGAATCACGCGGCTTGCTGGACAGCACGCTGGTGATCTGGGGCGGGGAATTCGGAAGAATGCCTTTCAGCGAAGGGAAAGGCGAACCCGGCCGAAACCACAATCCGTACGGCTATTCGATGTGGATGGCGGGCGGAGGAGTGCGGGGAGGGATGGCGTTTGGTGAAACCGATGAGCTGGGGTTTGAAGCCGTCGCGGACAAAGTGCATCTCCACGACATCCACGCCACCATTCTGCGGCTGCTCGGGTTTGATCACGAGTTGCTGACCTATTTCCATCAAGGCCGCAAAGAGCGCCTCACCGATGTCTATGGTCAAGTGATCCAGAGCATTATTGCGTAGGCTGACCCGCTAGGTGTCGGGTGCCAGGTGTCGGCAACTTCTCACTCGTCACTGGTCACTCGTCACTCAGTGGGCCGTCTCGGCCCATCGGGACAACGAAACTATCGCCAGGCACACCCTGGATCCGGTAGGCTTGGATCCAAGGTTCGAAGAACCCGCGAGGATACCCGAATGGATATGAGTTGGAATTCACGGTTCGCTGCCCGTTCACAGCAGATGAAGCGTTCCGCCGTTCGTGAGCTGCTGAAGCTCACCGAACGGCCTGATATGATTTCCTTCGCCGGCGGCTTGCCGGCCCCGGAACTCTTTCCTTTGGAGGAGATTCGTGTCGCGGTTGCCAACGTCCTCGCCACCCGTGGAAATCGTGCCTTGCAGTATGGCGAGACCGAAGGGGTTCCGGAGCTCCGCGACTGGATCGCCGCCCGATTCCGCCAGCCCGGTCTGCCGATCACCCGCGCCAATGTTATGATTGTCACGGGAGCACAGCAAGGGCTGGATCTGCTGGGCCGCGTCCTGCTCGATCCCGGTGACCGTGTGATCGTGGAGAACCCCACCTACTTGGCATTGCTGTCCGCCTGGAGACCGCTGGGCATCGAATTCCTGGCTGCGCCATCGGACAGCCAAGGAATTCAGCTGGAGGGCCTGGATTCATTGCTCCTGCAAGCACCGAAGCTGCTTTATACGATCCCGAATTTTCAGAACCCCGGCGGCACCACCCTCAGCACCCCCCGTCGTGAAACACTGGTGGACTGGGCCCGGCGCAACAATGTCGGATTGATTGAGGATGATCCGTACGGAGAACTCCGGTTTGAAGGCACGCCTCCGCCCACCCTGATGAGTCTCGACGCGCGACACAGCGCCTCCAATCGCCACGATGCCCAGTCTCTCCACGGTAACGTCGCCTACTGTGGAACGTTCTCCAAGGTGCTTGCGCCTGGGTTGAGGGTCGGTTGGATTATCGCGCCGGAGGAATTGCTGGAAAAACTGGTGCAGGCCAAGCAAGCCACCGATTTGCATACCAGCAGCCTCAGTCAGCATTTGTGCTATCAACTGCTGCTCGACGGCGTCATGGAGCGACAGATCCCGCGACTCCAAAAAGCCTATGGGGAACGACGCGACACCATGCTGGCGGCGCTCACCCGTTATTTCCCGGAGGGTATCCGCTGGAACCGACCCGAAGGCGGGATGTTCCTCCTGGTGGCCTTGCCGGAGTCGCTTGATGCGCAGGATGTCCTGCGCGAGGCGATCCGGCACAATGTCGCCTTCGTACCCGGCGAGGAATTCCATCTGAATGGCCAGGGCAAGAATACCCTCCGCCTCAACTTCTCGAATGCCTCCTGCGCCCGGATCGAGGAGGGGATGAAGCGCTTGGGAGAGGTTGTGAAGCAACTCATATCGGCTAAGGGGATTGTGTGACGCCTCAGGCCCTCGCTCACCTTCGTGCCGTCGATAAGGTCATGGGTCGGCTCATCCGGGACGTCGGACCGTGCGGTTTGGTGCCAGAAACCCGGCGGCAACCCTATCACGCCCTGATTAGTGCCGTGGCGCATCAACAGCTCACCGGCCGGGTTGCCGAAGTGATTCTCAAGCGCTTTCGGGCTCTTTTTGCGGGACGTGGGTTTCCCACGCCCGAGGCGATTCTCCAGCTCTCCGAAGCCCAGCTTCGATCGGTTGGCTTCTCTCGGGCGAAAGCGCTAGCCATCCGGGACATTGCGGCCAAGGCAGTCGAGGGACTGGTCCCCACCTCCCGCGGGCTCAAACACTTGCCCGACGATGCGATCATCGAGCGGCTGACTCAGGTCCGCGGGGTGGGCCGCTGGACTGTGGAGATGCTCTTGATGTTCAAACTCGGGCGTCCGGATGTTCTGCCGGTGGATGACTTTGGGGTCAGGAAGGGGTATTGTCTGGCGTACGGGCTCGAAGCTCTGCCACGTCCGAAAGAGTTACTTCAGTTTGGAGAGCGCTGGCGACCCTATCGCACCACGGCCGCTTGGTATCTCTGGCGAGCCGTCGAGCTTCATACACCGCCGAAGCCGGCCAAGCGGGTTAAGGAATAGTGTCAAAGTGACGCTTGGGTGTCGGAAAGATCCGTCGATTTACGAGATGGCGGAATTCTGTAAGTTGGTGTATGGATGGAGTTACACATTCTACTCGTTGTATGTTCAAGAGAACGCTGTTGAGCTCGTTTGCCCTTTCCTTGGCCGCGCTGGTCCTACCGCAGGTTTCGCCGGCCGCGGTGGTGATCAATGAGGTGATGGCGAACAATGTGGCTGCGGTGGGTAAGGAAGGGAGCTATCCCGACTGGCTGGAGCTCTATAACACCGGGACCACCGTGGTCAGCCTGGCGGGCATGACGTTGACCGACAACCTCAGCCAGCCCACCAAGTTTGCTTTCCCGGCGGATGCTCAGCTGCCGCCGAATGGGTATGTGGTGGTCTGGTGCGATAATAATATCGTCCCAGGGGAGTATCACGCTGCTTTTAGCTTCAGCGCTAGCGGTGAAGAGGTGGGTCTGTACGGTGCCAACGGAGTCTTGCTTGACTCGGTGAAGTTCGGGTTGCAAGCCGCGGATTTCTCCATCGGGCGAATTCCTAGCGGAACGGGTGCGTGGGCTCTGACATCCCCGTCTCCTGGGGATGCCAACACTGCTCAAGCATTGGGTGATCCGGGCAAGTTGCGGATTAATGAGTGGATGGCTTCAACCACCAGCGGAAGCGATTGGCTGGAGCTGTACAACTCCGAGCGTCAGCCCAGTGCCCTGGGCGGATGCGTTTTCTCGGACAAGACTGCCAGCCCAACGGTCAACTTGGCCATCCCGACCCTGTCGTTCATTGGACCGGAAAGCTTTCTTCAATACATGGCCTCGGGGGAAACCAATCACGGCCACGTGAACTTCAAGCTCGGTGCCGGGGGGGAAACCATCAGCCTGTTTGCACCCAACCGGACGACGGTCCTGAGCCGCGTCAAATTTGGACAGCAGACCGCCGACGTTTCCGAGGGAAAGCTCCCGGACGGTACCGATAATGTTGTCGCTTTTGGCTTCGGTAAGGCCACTCCTGGCGCCAGCAACTTTCAGCCCCTCGAGGGCGTGGTCATCAATGAGGTGCTGACCCACACGGACTTTCCTTTCGAAGATGCCGTAGAGTTGCAGAACATATCACCCGATCCCATTGCCATCGGAGGCTGGTGGTTGAGCAATTCTCGCTCGGATGCTAAAAAATTTCGGATTCCGGCTAACGTCGTGATCGCTCCCGGTGGCTTCCGCGTTTTCTACGAGGTTCAGTTCGACCCCGATGACACGGGCAACGACCCCAGTTTCCGATTTAACTCTTCCAAGGGTGATGAATGTCACCTCTTCAATGCCGATGCGGCGGGCAACCTGCTGGGCAACATCGCCTCGGTTCGGCTGTCCCCTGCGGAGAACGGTGTCTCGCTGGGTCGTGTTGTGACCAGCGAAGGGGTTGATTTCGTTCCCATGGCCAGCACCACTTTCGGTCAGGATAGCCCTGCGACGGTCCCTCTGTTTCGAACCGGGGCCGGGAAGACCAATTCCGCTCCGAAGATCGGTCCGATGGTGATCACGGAGATCATGTATCATCCTCAGTCCGCCGCTGCGAGCGCCGACGATGTCTTTGGGGAGTATGTTGAGGTGCGGAACATCACTTCGGCGGCCTTGCTACTTTACAACCCGCTGAACCCACTGACCGTCACGAGCAACAGTTGGAAGCTCGACGGCCAGGTCCGTTTCCAGTTCCCTATTCGAACGACCTTGGCCGCCAAGGGATATGCTCTCATCGTGGGATTCAACCCCACCAACCGCTCTGACCTCAATGCGTTCAGAGCGCTCTACCAAGTCTCCACCAATGTTCCCATCTTTGGACCCTACCGTGGTCGATTGAGCAACGGCGGCGGCTCTCTTGAGCTACTCAAGCCGGACGAGGTCCAACGCCCGCCCCATCCGGATGCCGGCTACATTCCCTTCATCCCGGTGGATCGGGTTGTCTATAGGGACGCGGCACCCTGGCCATTGGAAGCCGACGGGCAGGGCAAATCCCTGCATCGACGAACTCAGGAAGCTTATGCCAACGAGCCGCTTAACTGGTTTGCGGCTGATCCCACGCCAGGTGTTGGAGCGCCGCTGCCGGTGCCGCTTACGATCAGCGGCATCGAGGTAGATGGAACCCAAGTCTCGATCACGTTCACAGCCTTGGCGGGTAGAACCTTCCAGATCGAGTATACCGATTCGCTTGAGGCCCCCTCGTGGAAGGCGTTGTCCGTTTCCATTCCCGTGCAAACCACGGACGGCCCTATGACAGTGAAGGATGCGGTGGTGCCCGGCAAAGCCGGTCGCTACTACCGTTTGGTGTCCCCCTTGAATTGAGCGCTGACTCCCCGATGGGCCCGGCACTCGACCCGATCGCTGTAGCGTCGTCCATGCTGGACGATTCCTCAGCCCCGAGCGCAGCGGGCCCGAGTATCTCTCACAAAGGCACGAAGCTCACCAAGCTCCCAAGGCAGAGAGTACCGGGCCGAGCCAAGAGAGACTATTGAACCGCAAAGGGCAAAGGACGCTATGTCTTCAGAGAAAAGAAGAAGTCCGTTTTTGTCCTTCCTCCGGTTCCTCATCGCGTCCTTTGCGTCCTTTGCGTTCTAAAACTCGGGCCCCTTCCCATCGGGACCTTTGTGGCTCCGTGTGAGACCATCGGGTCCCGCCGCGTTCGGGGCTGGGGGATCGTCCGAGGACGGACGACTAGCAATGGGTGGGCCTATTCCCGAGTCTGGCTCGAGGGCGCAATGGTCACACCGATCATCTTGCTCAGGAGCTGAACAAACAGCCGCGATTCGCGTTCCTGGGAGCCAGTGCGGTCTAGGACGTATTCCTCCCAATACCACCAGTCAGGCAACGGTCCCTCATTCGTGAACGAGCCGTCCCCCACGAAAGAAAACAATCGGACCTCCTCACCTCCAACCAGCAGCAGTCCCACCACATAGCGATCGACGGAGTCGTGAGTGGTTGAGAAGACGGAGAAAGGATTCGCGTCATCGTAGCCGTAGGTCACAGCAGCAATTTCAGCGAAGGAGAGCACGCGTTCTCGCTGAAGCAACCAGGCGCTGCGCTGCGCCACCGTTACCGTCCTTGCTACTCGATCCACCACCACGCGGCGTGAGAAACTTCCCAGGTTGAGAATCCGAATGAACCCTGAAGTTGATGCCGTCAACTTATCCCCCTCCGCTTGGATTTGTGGACAAACTGAAATCGTCAATGAGGGTGCGGCGAACATGGGGATACTCAATGCTTCACCACACTAACTCCGAATCATCCTCGCCTTGGCTCGGACTTCTTGAGCCCGAAATTTTGCAATGCGCCGGACCAGTGTGTAGGGAATCGGCCGGTCGAACGGAAACCGGACTGCACCCTTCGAGGTCTCGTACGACGAAAGCTCCTTCTCAAACTGCCGCATGCCACTTGAGGTGGGATAAAGCCCGATGTGCTGTTTGAAGGCGGCGAAGTAGACGATTGTCCCTTCCGCAAACCGAAAGGCCGGGATGCGATAACTGATGGTCTCCTCGGCCTGTGGCACCGCCTTGTGAATGGCAGCCCTGACCTTGTTGAGTAGCGTTTGGATATCGGGGGGAAACCCCAGGATGTATTGGTCGATCGTCTCAGTCTTCGGCGCTGGCTTCGTTTTCATGGCTTCGATTGGGAAGGAGGGACCTGATGATCTGGAAGGTGGTGGCATGTGCATTCCTACCTTCGACATGAGGTTCCCGAAGCAGGAAAGTAAGAGCGCCAATCCCGATGAGCACAATAACGACCTGAAACGCTAATGCCAAAATATTCTTCATGATGGGATGGCCCTGTTTCCCCAGACTCCAGGAATCCGTGCTCTCCGGATTCGCCTTGGGCAGGCGAGTGTTCATAAACACGCTGAAGCCATTGAGCCACTTTGTCCCGGATACGGCCAACCGATTATTCTGTACGTACGTACGACTTAATCGGTCAAGGAGGGATGGTCGACGGGAGGGGGTGGTAGCAAGAGCCCAGGGCCGCGAGGCGTGATGAAACGTGGGGTCGTCACCTCAGGCTCGGATGGTGCTGGGCCTGTGCCCCAGGATCCGCAAAACTGCTCCTCAGTTCCGTTCGAATCTGCGCTTAATGGTCTAGGTTGGCTATAGTATGGGGTCGAAGGCTCGTCGCGCTTGAGCACCAACGGTGCGCCCCATCCCAGCCTGGGGTGACAACCCCAGGTAAACATCCCAGCTTCCATCAAGGGCTGAAAGCCCGGCATCAGGCGCCGAGTCCATCGCCACTTCCAGGCCTTTCCCACCCACTTCTACTCACACCCTCCGGAAGCCGTTGAAACTCTTCTCACATTCTGGACGTGATCCAACGGGCGACCAACAGATTGGGCACCCAACACAGCCAGGCTACGGTTGGGTAAGCCACTTTGAAATCGAGGTGAAAAACGCCGATCAGCAACGGCAGCCACAACCGCAGGGTCACAGCGGCAAAGCAAGCGCTGTAGCTGTAGACCATCAGGGACTCGTGCTTCCGCAGATTCCGCTGTCGGACGCTCCGGTAGGCTTCCACGGTGAAGCACAGCCATAGCACCCCTAGGCTGCCGAAGCCCAGACCGGCCACCCATCCCGTGGACGCATAGAAGGAGACATAGACCGCCGCCATTCCGCTGACGCCGGCCATCAGCACGTAGAGCATCCCCAAAATCCGGTGCCAACGCAGATTCCGACTCCGCCAGGACTTGAGGAACTGGGTCCAACCAACCGAGAGGGCAATCCCTCCACTGACGATGTGTGTATAAAACCCCAACCGCCACCCTCCATTGCTCAGCAGGACGTCGCTCTTGGTCTCCAGCAGTCCGATCTTCCCATCAGCCAGCAGATACAGGAGAGGGTAAGCCCCAACGATCACACAAAGTGCGGCTAGAATGATCCAGACCAGAGTTCTCATAAATGCGGTTCACGGATGTGGCGTACCGATTATTTAGTACGTACGTATGATTTAATCGGTAAGAGGGGTGGGGTGGGGACAACGGAATCCTCCTTAATCCGCAAACCAGTTGAAAAAGCCGCCGGGGTCTAGGCGTGCCACGACGATGACTAGCACGATGGAGGCGACCAAGAACGTAAGTGCGGGCCAGATGCGCCGATCCACAGCGACCCGCCGTCCGACCAGCGCGAGCGCGACGGTTGCCAGCGCGACGACTGGCAATGCCATGAGTCCGAACCAAACTGCCTGGTGGTGAACCGTGAATCCCAGATCTTTCGGATCTGGATGGTACGGCTGAGGCCAATGCCCCAAATACAAACGAGCGCGCAGAACAAACAAGTAAAGCAGCGACAGCCACGCGAGCGGGTAAGCGGCTAAAATCAGCGGCAACTTCGTCCGGATGAGGGAAAAAGGAGAGCTCATAGTGGCAGTGTCAACCAATCTCATAGGGAGTAAACCTGAAAACGGCAGTAGGGCCGTGACCACGGATTTCGCGGATTGCACGGATAGGTATGAATTTGAAGTGACGACGCGGCTTAAGCCTCCCGCCGACGGCCCCTCACGAGGCCCGTGAGGCAAACCGGTCCCAAGCGCCTCCAGATCCCCGCCCCGCCCCGAACCCCCACGGGGGGTTCAAGATCTTAGCCGGGGTGTGGAGTTAGCGACACCCCCGGTCCATCGCCTCCCCTTTCACAGCACCCTGAAAGGCGTGCCACTGTGGAATTCTCAGGACCTTGTTCTCGTTTTCTCGGCCAACTCAATCCCGCTTCGACGCTCAATGCTTTGGGGGGTTGCTATCATCGTATACAGTTAATCGTGGGGAAGCGCCGTGGAAGCGATAACCCCATCGTGGGGTCAAAGCGGTGGTTTATCTGACGCATCCTGGGTGTTCTTGAGCGATCGCTGCGACAGGAAGTAGAGATCAACCCGCAGACCCAGTGAGGCGAACAGTTCAAGTTCATCGCCGGAGAACAGAGAGGTAGGGGTCGAACCCGGCGGAGGATCGCAGACTGCGATACCGGATCGATGAACGGAAGTGAACTGAGTCCACTTGGCTGGATCCGTAGTAAGTCCGCGAAACAAGTCCGCAAGGGCATCACTCACCGATGCATACCTATCAACCTCCACGGTGCGTCTCCAGAAACCGGTCAGCGATCGTTTCCGAGACACCGTACCATCGTCCTCAGCAACGTCGATCATGTCGCCCCACAAGCACGACTCATGATTCTGCCCCCCTAACGCCCCAGAGATCGTCTTGGGGGATACAGACTTGCCTACGAATCTAACCACGATTGTTGTCATAGAAACCTAACGCCGAATGTCCATGATCGACTTAGAACAATGGGATACGAAACCAATGATCCAAGGCCGGCCGACGAGCTAGCTCCGGACGCTGTTTGGCCTGGAGAACCCCCAGGGTTCAAAGAGATTAGCCGGGGCGTGGAGCAGAGCGACACCCCCGGTCGGTTGGTCCCCTGTTCTCAGCACCCTGAAGGGCGTGCCACCCGTCGGCGAGGGGATCCACCAACGGGTCAGGATGCTTGAGGAGATGGGATGCGAGTGTCGGAGGCCGATGGCATCGCTGCGCGATGCTCCGTAATTTTTAACAGGCCCGGCGGTGCCAGCACCCCCTGCTATTCTCTTTGAACCCTGCTGGTTCGAGCCCTGCCGCCAAAGTGAGAAACATCAGTGTCCTGCTGGGGAAACGAGCTTGAGCCCGACGACTCCGGCAACGATCAGCACCAGGCAGAGAATGCGTGCGATCTCTCTCGACTCACCGAGGAACACCATCCCGATAATGGCCGTGCCTGCCGCGCCGATTCCCGTCCAGACCGCGTACCCGGTGCCCACGGGTATCGTTTTCAGTGCCACCGCCAGCAACCCAAAACTGGCGACCATGGCGCTCACCGTGGCCACGCTCGGCCAGAGCTTGGAAAATCCTTCAGTGTATTTAAGACCGATCGCCCAAGCGATCTCGAGTAACCCCGCTATAAATAGATAAAACCAAGCCATATGTTCTCTTTCTTAACCGGATGTGTGGCGGAATCGTTTCACTGAGGCCGCACGATGCGGAAGAACTGCTCCTCCTGGTCACCCAAGCGCACCCAGCGGCTTTGTTGCGTCCCGTCGCCGACAAAAGGCAGTCCGAAGTTCTTCCAAGTCTGTAAGTCGCTTGAAAC
Above is a genomic segment from Verrucomicrobiales bacterium containing:
- a CDS encoding lamin tail domain-containing protein, which gives rise to MFKRTLLSSFALSLAALVLPQVSPAAVVINEVMANNVAAVGKEGSYPDWLELYNTGTTVVSLAGMTLTDNLSQPTKFAFPADAQLPPNGYVVVWCDNNIVPGEYHAAFSFSASGEEVGLYGANGVLLDSVKFGLQAADFSIGRIPSGTGAWALTSPSPGDANTAQALGDPGKLRINEWMASTTSGSDWLELYNSERQPSALGGCVFSDKTASPTVNLAIPTLSFIGPESFLQYMASGETNHGHVNFKLGAGGETISLFAPNRTTVLSRVKFGQQTADVSEGKLPDGTDNVVAFGFGKATPGASNFQPLEGVVINEVLTHTDFPFEDAVELQNISPDPIAIGGWWLSNSRSDAKKFRIPANVVIAPGGFRVFYEVQFDPDDTGNDPSFRFNSSKGDECHLFNADAAGNLLGNIASVRLSPAENGVSLGRVVTSEGVDFVPMASTTFGQDSPATVPLFRTGAGKTNSAPKIGPMVITEIMYHPQSAAASADDVFGEYVEVRNITSAALLLYNPLNPLTVTSNSWKLDGQVRFQFPIRTTLAAKGYALIVGFNPTNRSDLNAFRALYQVSTNVPIFGPYRGRLSNGGGSLELLKPDEVQRPPHPDAGYIPFIPVDRVVYRDAAPWPLEADGQGKSLHRRTQEAYANEPLNWFAADPTPGVGAPLPVPLTISGIEVDGTQVSITFTALAGRTFQIEYTDSLEAPSWKALSVSIPVQTTDGPMTVKDAVVPGKAGRYYRLVSPLN
- a CDS encoding DUF1801 domain-containing protein — translated: MKTKPAPKTETIDQYILGFPPDIQTLLNKVRAAIHKAVPQAEETISYRIPAFRFAEGTIVYFAAFKQHIGLYPTSSGMRQFEKELSSYETSKGAVRFPFDRPIPYTLVRRIAKFRAQEVRAKARMIRS
- a CDS encoding DUF2306 domain-containing protein — translated: MRTLVWIILAALCVIVGAYPLLYLLADGKIGLLETKSDVLLSNGGWRLGFYTHIVSGGIALSVGWTQFLKSWRSRNLRWHRILGMLYVLMAGVSGMAAVYVSFYASTGWVAGLGFGSLGVLWLCFTVEAYRSVRQRNLRKHESLMVYSYSACFAAVTLRLWLPLLIGVFHLDFKVAYPTVAWLCWVPNLLVARWITSRM
- the sugE gene encoding quaternary ammonium compound efflux SMR transporter SugE; translated protein: MAWFYLFIAGLLEIAWAIGLKYTEGFSKLWPSVATVSAMVASFGLLAVALKTIPVGTGYAVWTGIGAAGTAIIGMVFLGESREIARILCLVLIVAGVVGLKLVSPAGH